The segment GATGACTTGCCTGATCATTATGCTATTGGGACTTAACGATTCATCACAAAAACTTGCCCAGATTCCCCAGTACCAGAATAACCAGACGGAGGGGGTAAAACATAATTACGGTAGGGATCGAGGATATGATTAAGCACTTCTCCATGAAACTGATTGATTAGGTTTCATCATATAGTTTTTCGTATAAAAGAAGCCTTTCTGTCTCTTCTCGTAGCTAATCAATTTGCAATGAATTGTTGTCTGATTACAGGCTCGTATCACAAAGGAAGTCTTGGAAATGGAGGAATGCAAAAACATGATGAATCATGACAGGAATATGCCTTCAAATAAATCACATAAAGAGTACAACAAGAATGAAGTTTATTTGTTGTATATGAAGCCACGCCAATAACCAAAATGGTTCGTCGCTTCTCAGATTTAGATTACAATATGTTGGCGTATCAGGTTAACTAATGGTGTTCCTGCCCTGGCTTGGCAGCAGCTTATGAATCTTCATCGCCTACATTAACAGCATAGTGCCCAAAGTTCCTACCCTGAGTACAAAGAGATACATCACCAGCCAATTCACTAATAATCAGTTTGTAAACACAAATCAGAGACACGTACGGCAGATAGCATCCGCTGCTTATTCAATAGCTGGGTTCTTGCTTTGTTGAGGGCTGAATTCGGTGACTTGTACATTCTCTGTATCACAGAATCAGAAGAAATCAGTAATACTTTCATACCATTTGATAATtcaatacatgtatatataaaagaaTGGAAAACATAATTGATAATTAACATAGCATTGTTCTGTAAAAATGTCATCGCCCACAATAAATAGTAGGCTTAAAATCTTACCTTCTCACCGTAGGACATATGTTCACTGCCTAGAAGATTCCTTTTATTTGGAGTGAACCCAAAAATACCTTGTAGGAATTCATTTTCCTGTACaaatgaaacaaaagaaaagaaaaagaaacctcTTAATTCACCAGCAAATAAAATACAAGCAATTTGCATCAACATGTGTTTACTTCCTTGAAAGAACACCAACCTGCATGTGTTTAGTGAAACCTCCAGCAAGAAAGCACCTCAAAAAGTTCAACTGTTGGATTGAAATTTGAGTATTATTATAAAAAGAAGGGCATGTAACTAACAATGGGAAATGGAGAAGTGAAAGAGAAACCTGAATCAACTGAGACCATGATGATGTCTGCAGTAAATCCCCACCAATCTTCATTGATGTGTTGGGACTATAACCATCCTAACAACATCAAGATAACAGTTAACATGAAAGTCCTGAGAACTATGAGTTCTCGAAATGAAGGACAATAATACGGTACCTCAAGGAACTCTAACACGTCCTTAAACAAGTTCCTCTGGTTGTTGAGATCTTTCTTGGCAGAACCTTTACCACCAGCTTCCACTGAGAGGTCTCTGACTTGATTCAAAATTTTTCCCTTCAGTCCTTGTATATATGAGAATCCTTCTTTAGATTTATTTCCTTCTGAAACTGAGCCATCACTGAAACCTTTAGTTTCGGCAGCAAATTTTTCTAAGCTTCCCATCTCAAAAATTACTGCCAGTGCTTCACCAGCAGCAATGCGGGCAGATCGGTCATCCTTATCTAGCAAACTAGACAAATATGTAATGGACCTGCATAAATGGCCAAGACTAATTAGTCTATTAAGCCAATCAAGTTGTTCAACATTGTGGTTTTCTTTTGTAGTTCCGTAGTATCTATAATTTTCACAAGGTTCATTGACCTGCTCTTTTAGATATTTCAAATCCCAGAATTGGTTTAGCTGAGATACATGTGGATTTAGCGGTTCTAAAGACAATAAACTATCAGGGAAAAAAAAGGAGAACAAAGTATGAAGAGTCCGCTTACTCTTGCCAAAGTTTGGGACTAAGCCTCCAACCGTCCATGGTTGTCAGAAGAAATGACCACGCAGACACAACTGCTGTTATTACAGCTGCAGAAGGCTTCACAGCAACCACCTACAAATCAAAAAAGACATAATCAACCCGCaaataaagaaaatgaataaTGCATTAATAGTCATCATGTTCTTCCAATAACAAGTTACGAGCATCAAGTGTATGAACCTTAGAAAATCACAATATGCTTTTCAATCAGTCAAAATCAGGCATATATACTTACGTTAGAACCTAATTTAGGATGAACCAATTGCCACATAATTTGCATTGATTTTTCTGTTTCTTCTGGATCATTGCCCCCAACAAATGTGATGACAGCCATACACTCCAGTAACTACAATAAGAAGCCAGGTCATGTAAAACCACAACTGGTTAAGCATCATAATACCCACAAAATATTAGAGGTAGGATGAATTCCTATTGAATTTCTCACTCACTGAAGCAGTCTTAGAAGGATCAGAACCAGATTTAAAAGCCTGTGAAAGAGGAATCATTGATTCTTCCAAAATTTCCCGTGCATTATCTCCTGGACCAACAGTTAAGGCCAGCAAccctaccaaaaaaaaaaaaccattaacAGCTTGAATACATACTGAAGCCTTGTGTTTTGATATCTGCATGAAAGCATGATCATTTGCAAAAGTATTTGAGACTAACCAATGGTATGGGATGCCAAAGTTATCTCTTTGCTGGACCCCTTTTTGATAGAATTCAAACACTGATGCAGTAATGTAGCAAATCTGGACAACAGCCAAAAGTAAACATATGACCAACAAAAGCACAAAGATTCAAGTATTCAAACCGTATGTTCTGCATTACAAGAAATATTTCCACCCATACTTACCAATGCTCTTAATAATAGAAAGTAAACGATCTAACAATATGGAATTTGACATACAATAAATTGCTTATCTCACTATAAAATGCTATCCTAGTTCTTTACATGCCCATTTTTAAGGAACTAATTAAGACATCCTAGTCAGCTCATCACAGCTCAATAAAATCTCACAGAACAATGCCCTTAATCCTCTCTGCAATTCTTGCAATAGCAAATACTAGAAAGTTGAAAACATTAGAAAAAAGGAACTTACTTCCTCTCCACGAACTGCTGGCCCTGTTGCAAATTGCTATTGAAAGCCTCAATAATCACTGCCAAGGCCTTCTCTCGTGTAGAACCCCTTCACCAACAAAAGAGGAAAACACCAATTCAGCTACATTCAACTCGTAGCATAATTATCCTCAAATTCTAGATAATGTCAAAAACCTAGCGAAGTACCTAATTTCAACTAACATAATACTATCCCGGTCACAACAGCAAACAGTTAAACCATTCAAATGCATCAAATTACATCCAGAAAGTTAAAAGAATAAGCAAACAACTAATTCTAACCTCTTTTCATATAAAGCATCAACAGCTTCATCAAGTAAACTATCCTTATTAAACTCTGCTTCTTCAGAAGCAGACACCGACATTCGATCAGAGCGCATGGTTGACGATGAACTTACACTACTATTATCATCGTCACTATCTAACATCGTCGCATTCTTACGCTGAGTCTTACCTGCCAAATTCAAACAATTCCTTTCAATtagcaaaaaataaaaatgacaacTTCAATAAAACGAAACTAAAATCAACACCAAACAACCCAAAacaaataatatgaaattctttaaACAAGCTTTAACAAAGCCATCAATACTCAACAAGTATTCATATCATTCAGGGATGACAACATAATTGGTAAAgtaagaaaaagaaaagcaaaaagcaagagttaatcaaattattctaggtcaaaagaaaaaaaaacaaattaaagaACGAAAAGGAAATCAAGAAAAAGAATAAACTTACGTTTTCCCATGTTGGAGGCGATTCCTATTCGATTGGATTTTACTTTTTTATTATGTCAATAACAGGTAAAAGGTTGACTAAGAATCTGAAGATGAGAAGAAAGCTTAGAAATTAAAAAACGATCGACAAAACAAAACCGAAGCGAAGAAGAAACCAAACAGATCAACGAAGACGATGACGGAAGAGAATCGAATGAGGATGCAGCCATTAAAATTGATCTTAAATTTGTTTGGAGGAGAAATTTTCCTAGAAATTATAAACCAAAAGGGGAAAAATCTGCGAATCTTAGAGAACCCTGCCTTTTATAAGGAAATGGGAAAAAGTGGGCCACGTTAGGGTGTGGAATTGGGAAAGAGAGTTCTATTACTCTACTGAAAGAAATATTCAATTTGGGTGGTATTGAATATTCGGGGCCAAGCCAACCTGTAGACAGTAATTTGTGAAGGATTGACGTGGCATGGTAGATGTCGTGGACTTGACTAGATTGGAAATGGTGCGATATGATTGGGGATGGCCTGTCGGCATCACGCGCCAAATGGGCCACGAGGAGGCAGTAGGGGTAAGGGAGAGACCACGTGTAATTAAGATGAAACACGTGATTTTGAAGGTGAATGCGAATGGATAGGATTGTTGTTTTTGAGATTTTCAGGGTGTAATAAGTGGCTGTCGTAACGCAAGGGAACTACACTCTCaaataaatttaactttttttttctttttttaaataacctgctatttataaattattaaaacagCCCCAATTGGGCCTTTTGTATACTCTTTTGTCTTTATGGTAACAGAAATACATAGGCTATTGGAGTTAATGGCCCAAGAGATTTCAATTGGGCTTTTTTTATTTTGAGTTGTATTTGAGTTCTTGTAGCTTTCTAGAAAATAGGAATTTAACTTCGTTCTTTTTTATCAATAATTAATGGGTTTGACCCTCACCAAACTCATATCAAAGTGAATCTTCTTTAGTAATTGCATGCATTAGTTTTGAACATTAATCCTTCCTCTTTTTCACTTTTATTGAAATCTCAATAAATATCTATATTATCTATGAAACATCCAACTGAATTTAATCTTTTTGAATAGAAATTGTATTTATCTATTTATGTTACACTATCACATAATTTACAACTGGATACTCAGCTTTCCAGTACAAAGTTGTGGTTCATACTTATCGGCCTTCATCTGTAATGGACAAAAGTAGCTAGTGGTGTTGGATCGTCTTGTTTTTAATGGTGCCGAAACGCCTAAATTTTGGAGATGGACTTGGAAAGCCCAATTAAATATCATAGTTGCCGCGGATTTGAGTTGGTGACGATGGGGATGGAGAAGGATAATAAAATTGGAAGCAAAGGAAATAGCCATGTGAGCACACTGCCCATAGGGTGTTTGGGGAGTAGAAAATTTGAGAGGGATAAGGGGGGAGGCCAGTCAAAACTTCGGGAATCCCAAACTCCTTTACCTTGTCCCTCCCTATCTGACTGACTGACTGACTGACTGTCTCTGAAATACAAGGTATGCTTAGCAGTCACTTTTGTTGAACGAGATGGCATAAGAGTTAgcgtgtttttttttttctttgtgggGTTATTACACTTGTTTGTCAGAAGTTTACAAGGCACCAACCACAATCATACAGGGCAGTCCCCCTCCACTCTCCATCCTTTCTGTTATTTTTGCCGTAAATTTCGTTGAGTGATCTCTGGTATTTATTATAACTCCTACCGCTAGCTTTACGAAAGCTTTCACTCTTTCATTAAGtggtttaaaaattaaataatgccCAAAAAACAGCTTGAGTTTTTTATTGGAAGTGGAAGGTTGAAGTTTGAACATGCCTTTGACATTGCAAAACCTTCTGGTTCAAAACATCGGAATTCTCTCGAATCATGAACCAATGCTTGGGGGTTTAAACATCAATTATGAAGGTCAGTTTAATGAGTacttttgttaattttaattcatATCGGGTTAAACAGGAGACATGCTCATTTTGTCACTGCCTACATTTACTATTTCAGTTTTATCCTGATTAATTtgctattattgttgaaatactGTAGGTTTTCTTCCATGGGAGTCCTGAATAATTTCCTGAACCAGTCCATTTGGGTCCTCAGATTTATCAGTGGGTGCTGGATGATGCAACCCAAAATGCAGGGGTTGCAAGGGAAAGTCGACATACACCATTCACCCAAAGAGACGGGCACAGGGCACCAAATGCAGAATGGCCGGTGTAGGAGGCAACAATTTCCCAGCAAACACTGCCCCGATCCCGATTTGCAACCCTCCTTACAGTCAACTTTTTAAAGAGGATGCCAATCTATACTGGTGCTCGGCTCGGCTTTTCCCTAGCagtgtgtgagcccattttcaccGTAATATGTATGGACCGGATCACAGTGAacgatatatataaaaaaataaaaaaacagggACCATCTTTACGAAATGTATCATCATAGTTGGAAAATCATTGAAAGAGTTTTGGATATTTGATCCCAGAATCACATATCATTGATCGATCTTCGATATCAATGTTTTGACATAAGCAATATTACGCAAAATGGCGTGAAGAACCTGACGTTTTGGTACACTCATTTGACTCTTACATATCATTGTTATGGATCCAGGGGTCACGGTGGGCAGACAAATTTGGATCAACAATTGATCAAACCGTTCAAATTTATACATTAATGGTATACAAGATCAAGAATGGCAGGTAGAAAATCATAAtgataaaacaaaattaatttcAAGCAACTAA is part of the Gossypium arboreum isolate Shixiya-1 chromosome 5, ASM2569848v2, whole genome shotgun sequence genome and harbors:
- the LOC108453094 gene encoding uncharacterized protein LOC108453094 isoform X1; translation: MLSSLNDMNTCKTQRKNATMLDSDDDNSSVSSSSTMRSDRMSVSASEEAEFNKDSLLDEAVDALYEKRGSTREKALAVIIEAFNSNLQQGQQFVERKFATLLHQCLNSIKKGSSKEITLASHTIGLLALTVGPGDNAREILEESMIPLSQAFKSGSDPSKTASLLECMAVITFVGGNDPEETEKSMQIMWQLVHPKLGSNVVAVKPSAAVITAVVSAWSFLLTTMDGWRLSPKLWQESITYLSSLLDKDDRSARIAAGEALAVIFEMGSLEKFAAETKGFSDGSVSEGNKSKEGFSYIQGLKGKILNQVRDLSVEAGGKGSAKKDLNNQRNLFKDVLEFLEDGYSPNTSMKIGGDLLQTSSWSQLIQLNFLRCFLAGGFTKHMQENEFLQGIFGFTPNKRNLLGSEHMSYGEKRMYKSPNSALNKARTQLLNKQRMLSAGRNFGHYAVNVGDEDS
- the LOC108453094 gene encoding uncharacterized protein LOC108453094 isoform X2; the protein is MGKRKTQRKNATMLDSDDDNSSVSSSSTMRSDRMSVSASEEAEFNKDSLLDEAVDALYEKRGSTREKALAVIIEAFNSNLQQGQQFVERKFATLLHQCLNSIKKGSSKEITLASHTIGLLALTVGPGDNAREILEESMIPLSQAFKSGSDPSKTASLLECMAVITFVGGNDPEETEKSMQIMWQLVHPKLGSNVVAVKPSAAVITAVVSAWSFLLTTMDGWRLSPKLWQESITYLSSLLDKDDRSARIAAGEALAVIFEMGSLEKFAAETKGFSDGSVSEGNKSKEGFSYIQGLKGKILNQVRDLSVEAGGKGSAKKDLNNQRNLFKDVLEFLEDGYSPNTSMKIGGDLLQTSSWSQLIQLNFLRCFLAGGFTKHMQENEFLQGIFGFTPNKRNLLGSEHMSYGEKRMYKSPNSALNKARTQLLNKQRMLSAGRNFGHYAVNVGDEDS